A window of the Actinobacillus genomosp. 1 genome harbors these coding sequences:
- a CDS encoding MmcQ/YjbR family DNA-binding protein gives MKNQTIDLREDILLYVLQQYGTEPEYLWKSYPDYAILRQADNRKWYAAIMQIPYVTLGLSGSGKVTVMNVKCSPEMISLFLPQKGFLPAYHMNKTHWLSILLDGSVDKETIVFLLNQSFDLTATCLRKQKLGLISRTEWIVPANPKYYDVESELQEGKEILWKQSNNIAVGDLVYLYVTEPTAAIRYQCEALEVNIPYQSKQTEIRVDRVMRIKCLKEFDKKDLPREKLREFGVTAVRGPRKMPFALSEEIKYLGKKR, from the coding sequence GTGAAAAATCAAACGATTGATCTTCGAGAAGATATTTTATTGTATGTATTGCAACAATACGGTACGGAACCAGAATATCTATGGAAGTCTTATCCCGACTATGCCATTTTAAGGCAAGCGGATAATCGCAAATGGTATGCGGCTATTATGCAAATTCCTTATGTCACGCTAGGACTGTCGGGAAGCGGAAAGGTTACGGTAATGAATGTAAAATGTTCTCCCGAAATGATCAGCTTGTTTTTACCGCAAAAAGGCTTTTTACCTGCCTACCATATGAATAAAACTCATTGGTTAAGTATTTTGTTGGACGGTAGTGTCGATAAAGAAACCATTGTGTTTTTACTTAACCAAAGTTTCGATTTAACGGCCACTTGCCTACGTAAGCAAAAATTGGGGCTAATTAGCCGTACCGAATGGATTGTTCCCGCCAATCCTAAGTATTATGATGTCGAAAGCGAGCTACAAGAAGGTAAAGAAATTCTCTGGAAACAAAGCAATAATATTGCGGTAGGTGATCTGGTTTACCTTTACGTTACAGAACCGACCGCTGCAATTCGTTATCAATGTGAAGCATTGGAAGTAAATATTCCTTACCAATCAAAACAAACCGAGATTCGTGTTGATCGAGTAATGAGAATTAAATGTCTAAAGGAATTTGATAAAAAAGATCTTCCACGAGAAAAACTCCGAGAATTTGGTGTTACCGCCGTACGAGGACCACGAAAAATGCCGTTTGCGTTAAGTGAAGAAATAAAATATCTTGGTAAAAAAAGATAA
- a CDS encoding peptide ABC transporter ATP-binding protein translates to MALLDIRHLSIEIDTPNGRVKMVDNVNLTLDEGEICGLVGESGSGKSLIAKVICGVMKDEWIVTADRFRFNDIELLKLTPTERRKLVSEHISMIFQNPLSSLDPSKTIGSQLMQTINFKGKWWQWFGWKKKKAIELLHRVGIRDHKAMMQSYPFDITEGEAQKVIIAMAVANQPRLLVADEPTHTLEATTQLQIYRLLSSMNKNLGTSILLVANDIRSVHKWVDSFNVLYCGQTVEIAGKETIMEEPFHPYTSVLLNSIPDFSQPLAFKSRLNTLKGSVPMLQDMPIGCRLGPRCPFAQKKCVQKPPLRKFKQHEFACHYPINFREKNFLKRADFEPVMVADKVE, encoded by the coding sequence ATGGCTCTATTAGATATTCGCCATTTAAGTATTGAAATTGACACGCCGAACGGTAGAGTCAAAATGGTCGATAATGTTAATCTCACGCTCGATGAGGGAGAAATTTGCGGGTTGGTCGGAGAGTCAGGCTCCGGAAAAAGTTTAATCGCAAAGGTGATCTGCGGCGTAATGAAAGATGAATGGATCGTGACGGCCGACCGTTTCCGTTTTAATGATATTGAATTGTTAAAACTGACTCCGACGGAAAGACGTAAATTGGTTAGCGAACATATTTCTATGATTTTCCAAAATCCGCTCTCCAGCTTAGATCCGAGTAAGACAATCGGTAGCCAGCTTATGCAGACGATTAACTTTAAAGGTAAATGGTGGCAATGGTTCGGCTGGAAGAAAAAGAAAGCGATTGAATTATTACACCGAGTCGGGATTCGAGATCATAAAGCAATGATGCAAAGTTATCCTTTCGATATTACCGAAGGCGAAGCGCAAAAAGTAATTATTGCTATGGCGGTGGCGAATCAGCCTCGTTTATTAGTTGCGGACGAACCGACACATACGCTTGAAGCGACCACGCAACTACAAATTTATCGTTTGCTATCCAGTATGAATAAAAACCTAGGCACTTCAATTTTGCTGGTGGCAAATGATATTCGTAGCGTCCATAAATGGGTGGACTCATTTAATGTACTTTATTGCGGACAAACGGTGGAAATTGCCGGCAAAGAAACCATTATGGAAGAACCGTTTCACCCTTATACTTCGGTATTACTGAACAGTATTCCGGACTTTTCGCAGCCGTTGGCTTTTAAAAGCCGTTTAAATACGCTCAAAGGTTCGGTACCGATGTTACAAGATATGCCGATAGGTTGCCGATTAGGTCCTCGTTGCCCGTTCGCGCAGAAAAAATGCGTACAAAAGCCGCCTTTACGAAAATTCAAACAGCATGAATTTGCTTGCCATTATCCGATTAATTTTAGAGAGAAAAACTTCCTGAAACGTGCGGATTTTGAACCGGTAATGGTGGCGGATAAGGTCGAATAA
- a CDS encoding ABC transporter permease subunit: protein MLNKEEPEQFRESDYVKQFFLQLRQDKVALASLYLFAFLLFLVFFGYLIAPYQADMQFIGKELMPPSWDDRGQIGFFFGTDDLGRDIFSRILYGFYYTVGSALIISAAVAVIGSVIGIFVGTSRKSFSFLGHLFDTFLFIPILIIAIVIATLMEASLINAMLAIFLAMLPHFIHKIYQAVRQELKREYVITLRLDGASRWDLIKEVVLPNVTPVAVKEISHIFVIAVLDINALSFIELGAKSPTPEWGTMIKDSVELIYIAPWTVILPGMATIFVILIISMLGNSISRVLEKYRY from the coding sequence GTTAAACAATTTTTTCTCCAGCTACGTCAAGATAAAGTCGCATTGGCAAGTTTATATCTATTTGCCTTTCTACTTTTCTTAGTTTTTTTCGGCTATTTAATTGCACCTTATCAAGCGGATATGCAATTTATCGGAAAGGAACTTATGCCGCCGTCTTGGGACGATAGAGGGCAGATTGGCTTTTTCTTTGGTACGGATGATTTGGGGCGAGATATTTTTAGTCGTATCCTTTACGGTTTTTATTATACGGTCGGTTCGGCACTTATTATTAGTGCTGCAGTTGCCGTGATAGGGAGTGTGATAGGTATTTTTGTCGGAACCAGTCGGAAATCTTTTTCTTTCTTAGGGCATTTATTTGATACCTTCCTATTTATTCCGATTCTGATTATTGCAATTGTTATCGCTACCTTAATGGAAGCCAGTTTGATCAATGCGATGTTGGCGATTTTTTTAGCGATGCTACCGCATTTTATCCATAAAATTTATCAAGCGGTACGGCAAGAATTAAAGCGAGAATATGTTATTACATTGCGTTTAGACGGTGCTTCGCGTTGGGATTTAATTAAAGAGGTTGTATTGCCAAATGTGACACCGGTCGCCGTAAAAGAAATCTCACATATTTTTGTGATTGCCGTATTGGATATCAATGCGCTGAGTTTTATTGAATTAGGCGCGAAAAGCCCGACTCCGGAATGGGGTACGATGATTAAAGATTCGGTGGAATTGATTTATATTGCACCGTGGACAGTTATTTTACCGGGTATGGCAACTATTTTTGTGATTCTGATTATTAGTATGTTAGGTAATAGCATTAGTCGCGTATTAGAAAAATACCGTTATTAA